One genomic segment of Dysosmobacter sp. Marseille-Q4140 includes these proteins:
- a CDS encoding RhsIA family immunity protein has translation MAWPKRARTVNWESGVLTLDGEKQFEVPELTAEIMEQLAAYTLVGFHVKGYPVTDELLAPFAGHKSMANFGVEDGALTDACFPVFSAMPKLRYLLLDGNAAIRGSGLSALQGCKLDLLTLNRTGLDDAGLLQAASIPKLSHIQIDHTAVTYEGLLAIAGNSRIEPVAHVQFTKEQMEHFSQLQREKAKKPVQLDEQAAAECRRVLSAFFAEMTEWEQYMEQAGFEDAEAVPRLLAIWEKYVSEKPRSGYRPLGLSYSAQGTYNGEEFLDAEQITKNKLYIYTREKNTGFDRRFLMKRVGEGWMIDGIQERLDGWQRTGL, from the coding sequence ATGGCATGGCCAAAACGGGCGCGGACAGTGAACTGGGAGAGCGGTGTCCTGACCTTAGACGGAGAAAAGCAATTTGAAGTCCCGGAGCTAACCGCAGAGATCATGGAGCAGCTGGCCGCTTACACCCTGGTGGGCTTTCATGTGAAAGGCTATCCGGTGACCGATGAACTGCTTGCCCCCTTTGCCGGGCATAAAAGCATGGCCAACTTCGGGGTGGAGGACGGTGCGCTCACCGACGCCTGTTTCCCTGTTTTTTCCGCTATGCCCAAGCTGCGCTATCTGCTGCTGGACGGCAATGCCGCCATCCGCGGCAGCGGTCTGTCCGCCCTGCAAGGCTGCAAGCTGGACCTTCTGACCCTCAACCGCACCGGGCTGGATGATGCCGGTCTGCTCCAGGCGGCCTCCATCCCCAAACTCTCCCACATCCAGATCGACCATACCGCCGTTACCTATGAGGGCCTGCTGGCCATCGCCGGCAACAGCCGCATCGAGCCGGTGGCCCATGTGCAATTCACCAAGGAGCAGATGGAACACTTCTCCCAGCTCCAGCGGGAAAAGGCCAAAAAGCCCGTCCAGCTGGATGAACAGGCTGCGGCGGAATGCCGCAGGGTGTTGTCCGCTTTCTTTGCGGAAATGACAGAATGGGAGCAGTACATGGAGCAGGCCGGGTTTGAAGATGCCGAGGCTGTGCCCCGCCTGCTGGCGATCTGGGAGAAGTATGTGAGCGAAAAGCCCCGTTCGGGCTATCGGCCTCTGGGCCTCTCATACAGTGCCCAGGGCACCTACAACGGGGAAGAATTCCTTGACGCGGAGCAGATCACTAAGAACAAGCTCTACATCTACACCAGAGAGAAAAACACGGGCTTTGACCGTCGTTTCCTCATGAAGCGTGTGGGCGAGGGCTGGATGATCGACGGGATTCAGGAGCGGCTGGACGGCTGGCAGCGAACAGGATTGTGA
- a CDS encoding helix-turn-helix transcriptional regulator, with protein sequence MIDKRIGERIKQSREKLGLTQDQFAEKIGLTTNYISTIERGAAFPRYDKLIRIINGLETSADAIFCDVIVHSTKYRTTRLSEDLDQLSPKDKQRILETLEFLIAQAKHNPN encoded by the coding sequence ATGATTGATAAGCGGATCGGGGAAAGGATTAAACAGTCACGCGAAAAACTCGGTTTGACCCAGGACCAGTTTGCAGAAAAGATTGGTTTAACAACCAACTATATTTCAACCATCGAAAGAGGGGCCGCATTTCCCCGTTATGACAAGTTGATAAGGATTATAAATGGCCTTGAAACCTCTGCTGATGCGATTTTTTGTGATGTAATTGTTCATTCCACAAAATACCGAACTACCAGGCTCTCAGAGGATCTTGATCAACTTTCACCCAAGGACAAACAAAGGATTCTTGAAACCTTAGAATTTCTTATCGCCCAAGCAAAACACAATCCAAATTGA
- a CDS encoding SUKH-3 domain-containing protein, which yields MIKERIPISGDLKSKVKQLMEYAGWQEGRKVDISIAEKYYADHGVPMMKTTQRFYRKYFGLCCEWYLEQKKLNWAADFQFALFPYLVNGIKNHLEEAYFRDMSGCELAEIEQAAGEKCQPIGHIGYYYPAEVWISEYGKLYAKYEYQDEIECFPDVFALIERDLRQCRFDSAAMKTVEALDGKL from the coding sequence ATGATCAAAGAACGCATCCCCATTTCCGGCGATCTTAAAAGCAAGGTCAAGCAGCTGATGGAGTACGCCGGATGGCAGGAAGGGCGAAAAGTGGACATCTCCATTGCGGAGAAGTATTACGCCGATCATGGCGTCCCAATGATGAAGACCACCCAGCGGTTTTACCGCAAGTATTTCGGCCTGTGCTGTGAGTGGTATCTGGAGCAGAAAAAACTGAACTGGGCGGCTGACTTCCAATTCGCTTTGTTCCCTTACCTGGTCAACGGGATCAAAAACCATTTGGAAGAAGCCTATTTTCGTGATATGTCCGGCTGTGAGCTGGCGGAAATCGAACAGGCTGCCGGTGAAAAATGCCAGCCTATCGGTCATATCGGCTACTACTACCCGGCGGAGGTTTGGATCTCCGAGTACGGGAAACTGTATGCGAAATATGAGTACCAGGATGAGATTGAGTGCTTTCCAGATGTGTTTGCCCTGATTGAGCGGGATCTGCGGCAGTGCAGATTTGATTCCGCTGCCATGAAAACAGTTGAGGCACTGGACGGAAAACTATGA
- a CDS encoding C_GCAxxG_C_C family protein yields MKLYELVNHYHIGTELTCAEAMFMACNEYYHLNLSEETRKMFSVMGLGMQTEQSCCGAFTVAVGIIGLMTAKEGQTDVNNMEGYQMIAELTEFMLGFYGTLHCVELQRLEIVGYENPCHAIVEALAKKLEELLAGRRIFRPVNGGQLGC; encoded by the coding sequence ATGAAACTCTATGAACTGGTCAACCACTACCACATCGGCACGGAACTGACCTGCGCCGAGGCGATGTTCATGGCCTGCAATGAATATTACCATCTGAATTTGTCCGAGGAGACCCGGAAGATGTTCTCTGTCATGGGCCTTGGGATGCAGACCGAGCAGTCTTGCTGCGGCGCCTTCACCGTGGCGGTGGGGATCATTGGGCTGATGACCGCAAAAGAGGGCCAGACAGATGTGAACAACATGGAAGGCTACCAGATGATTGCTGAATTGACGGAGTTTATGCTGGGCTTCTATGGAACGCTCCACTGTGTCGAGCTGCAAAGGCTGGAGATCGTGGGCTACGAAAACCCCTGCCACGCCATTGTGGAGGCGCTGGCCAAAAAGCTGGAGGAACTGCTGGCGGGCCGAAGGATCTTCCGCCCGGTAAACGGAGGACAACTGGGCTGCTGA
- a CDS encoding DUF2262 domain-containing protein, producing MFEEFYEMYEPEEQEVVALINRCIGGGYNWKGNFWEMTVVTLGIVFCDTGKVSTKEERLDWPVIEEERNSDKGWGRFGKEQICRLKIRRMKEERAKDLVVRPWCISEIVNAHEDCPELQAVLDEYHKPVVIQDQVLGELTLDKDYDTFEGEIQWCGKDVSLSLEVNAESKPSWTRARSAAKKLLADCETWDKAMRELAAKNLTELANNWLSQDEENPRDPETDPITEEELTRRISLTSLSVTSGGSFTAWFDCDEMFTDHAVTVYGSLKKGLKTANIEG from the coding sequence ATGTTTGAAGAATTCTATGAGATGTACGAGCCCGAGGAGCAGGAAGTGGTCGCTCTGATCAATCGCTGCATTGGGGGCGGATATAACTGGAAAGGCAACTTTTGGGAAATGACCGTTGTGACGCTGGGTATCGTGTTCTGTGACACTGGCAAGGTCAGCACCAAAGAGGAGCGACTGGATTGGCCGGTCATCGAGGAGGAACGCAATAGCGACAAGGGCTGGGGACGCTTTGGCAAGGAGCAGATCTGTCGCCTGAAGATCCGCCGGATGAAAGAAGAACGGGCAAAAGATCTGGTGGTGCGCCCCTGGTGTATCTCCGAGATAGTCAATGCCCATGAGGACTGCCCGGAACTTCAGGCCGTTCTGGACGAGTACCACAAGCCGGTGGTGATCCAGGACCAGGTGCTGGGAGAACTGACGCTGGACAAGGACTATGATACCTTCGAGGGCGAAATCCAGTGGTGCGGAAAGGATGTGAGCCTTTCTCTGGAGGTCAATGCTGAGAGCAAGCCATCCTGGACCCGTGCCCGCAGTGCCGCCAAGAAGCTGCTGGCCGACTGTGAAACCTGGGACAAAGCCATGCGGGAGCTTGCAGCAAAGAACCTGACCGAACTGGCTAACAACTGGCTTTCCCAGGATGAGGAAAACCCCCGCGATCCGGAAACAGACCCCATCACAGAGGAAGAACTTACCCGGCGGATCAGCCTGACGAGCCTGTCCGTCACCTCCGGCGGCAGCTTCACCGCCTGGTTTGACTGCGACGAGATGTTCACTGACCATGCGGTGACGGTCTACGGCTCCTTGAAAAAGGGCCTCAAAACTGCCAATATTGAGGGGTAA
- a CDS encoding DUF2262 domain-containing protein, with amino-acid sequence MKKRTVKDFIARYASDDEEKLVLIQSGTSADKTFLDTFWTAHTHALAMADVQTGQVISGRCYLTWPLTDKEREASDYSKRFAKGQIYRIKARGWKGDALNEPQWYVTEVLEEGVPCPALEEIWAEYTKPILLEDEVLGTLTLDREMSMFNGTCRWMGEDVQISLDVEIEKKASWTRVTNVMKKLVADQEVWDKSLRTMAAQKLTAQANEWLADNDQTDRDPEKAPITEDEFARRILLTEFTVSPGGRFTAWYEDDDMFWGHVITVDGTLKKGPVDADIQG; translated from the coding sequence ATGAAGAAGAGAACGGTCAAGGACTTTATTGCCCGATACGCATCAGACGACGAGGAAAAGCTGGTGCTGATCCAGAGCGGCACCAGCGCAGACAAAACCTTTCTGGATACTTTCTGGACGGCACATACCCATGCCCTCGCCATGGCGGATGTCCAGACCGGACAGGTGATCTCCGGCCGATGCTACCTGACCTGGCCGCTGACGGACAAGGAACGGGAAGCCAGCGACTATTCCAAGCGGTTTGCCAAGGGCCAGATCTACCGGATCAAGGCCCGCGGCTGGAAAGGTGATGCCCTCAACGAACCCCAGTGGTATGTCACGGAGGTGCTGGAGGAAGGCGTACCCTGTCCGGCACTGGAGGAGATTTGGGCGGAGTACACAAAGCCCATTCTTCTGGAGGACGAAGTGCTGGGGACCCTCACGCTGGATCGTGAAATGAGTATGTTCAACGGGACTTGCCGGTGGATGGGAGAAGACGTCCAGATCTCACTGGATGTGGAGATTGAAAAGAAAGCGTCCTGGACCCGCGTCACCAATGTGATGAAGAAACTGGTGGCAGATCAGGAAGTCTGGGATAAGTCCCTGCGGACGATGGCTGCCCAGAAGCTCACTGCCCAGGCCAACGAATGGCTGGCGGACAATGACCAGACTGACCGAGATCCGGAGAAAGCCCCCATCACGGAGGATGAGTTCGCCCGGCGCATCCTGCTCACCGAGTTTACAGTATCCCCTGGTGGGCGTTTTACCGCCTGGTATGAAGACGACGATATGTTCTGGGGCCATGTGATCACTGTGGATGGAACGCTGAAAAAAGGCCCCGTTGACGCTGATATACAGGGATAA
- a CDS encoding DKNYY domain-containing protein has product MKHDFTIWRNQILQNPRDISPLKFGMSQDEVIEIFGNPDAVSTMRSDGKPLILKYHDIELHFDRKAPHGLYLVYSDNEIELSITDHHEELLQPITNIEPVDNEFFLRDGAVYFSGLYENGLLKGVSPKDFCCWHYWGKSSTACFLGGIRLRGADPASFRVLNYAYAMDKTAVYTTSGRIPDVELAAFQVLDNGQNDSGAPQGYAKDGHQVYFHNGDGKMKIIKGAEVSSFRSLGDTYFARDEKRIYAYGKQLPKADLPSWELLGHWYSHDARRVYYLNREIKGADRDSFTVCTPPDAPPLADHLARDKNHFYQNDEMIEEPLWLERLHELKPEQ; this is encoded by the coding sequence ATGAAACATGACTTTACTATTTGGCGCAATCAAATATTGCAGAATCCGCGGGACATTTCACCGCTGAAATTCGGAATGTCGCAGGATGAGGTCATAGAAATCTTCGGGAATCCCGATGCTGTTTCCACCATGAGAAGTGACGGGAAACCTTTGATCCTCAAATATCATGACATTGAACTGCATTTCGATAGAAAGGCCCCTCATGGGCTCTACTTAGTTTATAGCGACAACGAAATCGAACTGAGCATAACAGATCATCACGAAGAACTGCTGCAGCCGATCACAAACATAGAGCCGGTGGACAACGAATTTTTCCTTCGGGATGGAGCCGTTTATTTCTCTGGCCTATATGAAAACGGCTTGTTGAAGGGTGTTTCGCCCAAAGACTTCTGCTGTTGGCATTACTGGGGCAAATCCTCTACGGCCTGCTTTCTCGGTGGGATTCGCCTGCGTGGAGCAGACCCGGCATCGTTTCGGGTGTTAAACTATGCTTACGCAATGGATAAAACAGCCGTCTACACTACCAGCGGGAGAATCCCAGATGTAGAGCTGGCAGCCTTCCAGGTGTTGGACAATGGCCAGAACGATTCGGGCGCGCCCCAGGGATATGCAAAAGACGGTCATCAGGTCTACTTCCATAATGGGGACGGCAAGATGAAGATCATCAAGGGCGCGGAAGTTTCCTCTTTCCGCTCGTTGGGCGATACCTATTTTGCCAGGGATGAGAAACGAATCTATGCTTACGGTAAGCAGCTTCCCAAGGCGGATCTGCCCTCATGGGAATTGCTCGGTCACTGGTATTCCCATGATGCCAGGCGGGTGTACTACCTCAACCGGGAGATTAAGGGGGCGGATCGGGACAGTTTTACGGTATGCACCCCGCCAGACGCACCACCGCTTGCCGATCATCTGGCCCGTGACAAAAACCATTTTTACCAAAACGATGAGATGATTGAAGAACCGCTGTGGCTGGAAAGGCTGCATGAGTTAAAGCCAGAACAGTAG
- a CDS encoding NADAR family protein: protein MALQDKKIMPPPWLAHREIERYSIGWRMGYGEDYIDRFGDWLDTLSPEERTEYRTLFPEPVTWRGWWDDEDSSEVLEHGDFWVDAWQPEGQPKYTRQWLQQEFAAGRKRELCLFWGHQLSEDGQLTKSCLSQWWMEDFYTTADSYLCMEQYMMAAKAELFGDKEIRDQILKCSDQKQIKALGRKVRGFEQKVWDKFKYAIVLLGNWHKFSQNRELREFLLSTGDSVLVEASPYDAIWGIRLAASSPEAQDPMKWRGQNLLGFALMEVRDELRRVTQNEMLCDWSMVWQQ from the coding sequence ATGGCACTACAAGATAAGAAAATCATGCCTCCCCCTTGGCTGGCCCACCGGGAGATCGAGCGATACTCCATTGGCTGGCGCATGGGCTATGGGGAGGATTACATAGACCGATTTGGCGATTGGCTGGACACCCTCTCCCCGGAGGAGCGGACGGAATACCGCACTCTCTTTCCCGAGCCGGTGACCTGGAGGGGCTGGTGGGATGACGAGGACAGCAGCGAGGTACTGGAGCATGGTGACTTTTGGGTGGATGCGTGGCAGCCGGAAGGCCAGCCAAAGTACACCCGCCAGTGGCTCCAGCAGGAGTTTGCCGCCGGGCGGAAGCGGGAGCTGTGCCTGTTCTGGGGCCATCAGCTATCCGAGGACGGCCAGCTGACAAAAAGCTGCCTCAGCCAGTGGTGGATGGAGGACTTCTATACGACGGCTGACTCCTACCTCTGCATGGAGCAGTATATGATGGCTGCCAAGGCCGAGCTGTTCGGCGACAAAGAGATCCGGGACCAGATTTTGAAATGCAGCGACCAAAAGCAGATCAAGGCTCTGGGCCGCAAGGTGCGGGGCTTTGAGCAGAAGGTATGGGACAAGTTCAAGTACGCCATTGTGCTGCTTGGCAACTGGCACAAATTCAGCCAGAACCGCGAACTGCGGGAGTTTCTCCTTTCCACCGGGGACAGCGTGCTGGTGGAGGCCAGCCCCTATGATGCCATCTGGGGAATCCGCCTTGCGGCCAGCTCCCCGGAGGCCCAGGACCCGATGAAGTGGCGGGGACAAAACCTGCTGGGCTTTGCGCTGATGGAGGTGCGGGACGAGCTGCGCAGAGTGACACAGAATGAAATGCTTTGCGATTGGAGTATGGTATGGCAACAATGA
- a CDS encoding DUF2004 domain-containing protein codes for MKLNCKRIDFTYTPGEEIFNFPKESGLPFIFDVEEELTGDPAAMDTVGKMLDEAEKLAEKAKAAIKAALADEDSRYHSVVTFFMEFHRDDVGPDIAAELFPGTDPSKLSFAEMVDFLKLKRFGSLVDDEMDQQVFIMDLSFNPEITDELMVIYFDLNKEIFCITHES; via the coding sequence ATGAAGCTGAACTGTAAACGCATTGATTTTACATATACCCCCGGCGAAGAAATCTTCAACTTTCCCAAGGAATCGGGACTACCCTTTATCTTCGATGTAGAGGAAGAACTGACCGGCGATCCTGCTGCCATGGATACGGTGGGAAAAATGCTGGATGAGGCGGAGAAATTGGCGGAGAAGGCCAAAGCCGCCATCAAAGCAGCGCTGGCGGACGAGGACAGCCGCTACCATAGCGTTGTGACATTTTTCATGGAGTTCCACCGGGACGATGTAGGCCCGGATATTGCGGCGGAACTTTTTCCGGGAACCGACCCATCCAAGCTGTCCTTTGCCGAGATGGTGGACTTTTTGAAGCTCAAGCGGTTCGGCAGTCTGGTGGATGACGAGATGGATCAACAAGTTTTCATTATGGATCTGTCCTTCAACCCGGAGATCACCGACGAGCTGATGGTAATCTACTTTGACTTGAACAAGGAGATTTTTTGTATCACCCATGAGAGCTGA
- a CDS encoding ankyrin repeat domain-containing protein, translating to MYQIAYIGRWETLPETAAAICDHDTPKLEALLQGGLDLDVPIQLSEYIKLMPLEIAVFRNDVPMIHFLLEHGADPGLAEEQPLLLTAARCCGPEVVALFAGQAAKLSPKQKERAFQEVRWGKRPENIPVLEKAGISVSKFGGEAFRAAVSDGQAELAKLLLEKGADINYHKPDMVFPYASTPVTEAARSNNFPMVRWLVEQGADITIADKYGDRPYTVVVQNKNQELAHYLKALEPEEWHNEQEKIRQLMPYKLPAKLVEYLKTGPLRLEFPDQKWVKWAELYSFMDVQEMTWKRKKLLSLMVQMDNYSDYLLLWSPRDKKLWYLDIEHEEFHPLAKWDDFIADPGRYLNGMIEGEFEE from the coding sequence ATGTACCAAATTGCATATATTGGCCGCTGGGAGACCCTCCCGGAAACGGCTGCCGCCATCTGTGACCATGACACTCCCAAGCTGGAGGCGCTGCTCCAGGGCGGTCTGGATTTAGATGTTCCCATCCAGCTCAGCGAATACATCAAGCTGATGCCATTGGAGATCGCGGTTTTTCGGAATGATGTGCCCATGATCCACTTCCTGCTGGAGCATGGAGCTGATCCCGGTCTGGCAGAGGAACAGCCCCTGCTGCTCACCGCCGCCCGCTGTTGTGGGCCAGAGGTGGTGGCACTCTTTGCTGGACAGGCCGCAAAACTCAGCCCGAAGCAGAAAGAGCGGGCCTTCCAGGAAGTGCGCTGGGGCAAACGCCCGGAGAATATCCCCGTGCTGGAGAAAGCCGGGATCTCCGTATCCAAGTTTGGCGGCGAGGCATTCCGGGCGGCTGTGTCCGATGGACAGGCCGAGCTTGCCAAACTGCTGCTGGAAAAAGGGGCGGATATCAATTACCACAAACCGGACATGGTGTTCCCTTATGCCTCCACCCCCGTTACCGAGGCCGCCCGCTCTAACAATTTTCCCATGGTGCGCTGGCTGGTGGAGCAGGGAGCCGACATCACCATTGCTGACAAATACGGCGACCGGCCTTACACCGTGGTGGTGCAGAACAAGAATCAGGAGCTGGCCCACTACCTGAAGGCCTTGGAACCGGAGGAATGGCACAACGAGCAGGAAAAGATCCGGCAGCTCATGCCCTACAAACTGCCCGCCAAGCTGGTGGAATACTTGAAGACCGGCCCCCTGCGGCTGGAGTTCCCGGATCAGAAATGGGTGAAGTGGGCGGAGCTCTACTCCTTCATGGATGTGCAGGAGATGACCTGGAAACGGAAGAAGCTGCTCTCCCTGATGGTGCAGATGGACAACTACAGCGACTATCTGCTGCTGTGGAGCCCCAGGGACAAAAAGCTGTGGTATCTGGACATAGAGCATGAGGAATTCCACCCTCTGGCCAAATGGGATGACTTCATCGCAGATCCCGGACGGTATCTGAACGGGATGATCGAGGGTGAGTTTGAGGAGTAA
- a CDS encoding immunity 17 family protein produces the protein MNGEQITAFLQAHWEWVTLIMGIVSVAGSILNWNWMCDPTGKPDSHRYGRGSRRVIFFLLGIVLIVTSIMSWVL, from the coding sequence ATGAACGGTGAGCAGATCACAGCTTTTTTACAGGCACACTGGGAGTGGGTGACTTTGATCATGGGCATTGTGTCCGTGGCTGGCTCAATTCTGAATTGGAACTGGATGTGCGACCCCACCGGTAAGCCGGACTCTCACCGCTATGGCCGCGGCTCCAGGCGGGTGATCTTCTTCCTACTGGGAATCGTGCTGATTGTGACCAGCATCATGTCCTGGGTGCTGTAA